The following are encoded together in the Kribbella voronezhensis genome:
- a CDS encoding lytic polysaccharide monooxygenase auxiliary activity family 9 protein, protein MTRARKLSMAGIAVGALALTVSTSIPLAYGHGYTTSPISRAKNCANGTVQNCGPIQWEPQSTEGPKGFPAAGPPDGKLCSAGLSQFAQLDDQRGGAWPATQLTAGASYTFRWHLTAAHATTDFKYYITKQGWNQNAPLTRSALELTPFLTVPYNGARPAADVAHPGTLPNRTGRHMILAVWTIADTGNAFYQCSDVRF, encoded by the coding sequence ATGACGCGAGCACGCAAACTCAGCATGGCCGGTATCGCCGTCGGCGCCCTGGCGCTGACGGTCAGTACGTCGATCCCGCTGGCCTACGGTCACGGGTACACCACCTCGCCGATCAGCCGCGCGAAGAACTGTGCCAACGGCACGGTGCAGAACTGTGGCCCGATCCAGTGGGAGCCGCAGAGCACCGAGGGCCCGAAGGGCTTCCCGGCCGCGGGTCCGCCCGATGGCAAGCTCTGCTCTGCGGGGCTGTCCCAGTTCGCCCAGCTGGACGATCAGCGGGGCGGTGCCTGGCCGGCCACTCAGCTGACCGCCGGCGCGAGCTACACGTTCCGCTGGCACCTGACCGCCGCGCACGCCACCACTGATTTCAAGTACTACATCACCAAGCAGGGCTGGAACCAGAACGCCCCGCTGACCCGCTCCGCGCTCGAACTCACGCCGTTCCTGACCGTCCCGTACAACGGCGCCCGCCCGGCCGCCGATGTCGCCCACCCGGGCACGCTGCCGAACCGGACCGGACGCCACATGATCCTGGCCGTCTGGACGATCGCCGACACGGGGAACGCCTTCTATCAGTGCTCCGACGTCAGGTTCTGA
- a CDS encoding AfsR/SARP family transcriptional regulator, with product MIRFQLLGPIEVTRGGERLALGGSKIQTVLATLLLSRDQVVSDSTVSEMLWRGKLPSTSNAQIQTYVSRLRNQLGPQVELVRQRGGYLLRAPGAWVDLDEFQAHAATGHAALAAGRYAEAVTSLRSALALWRGHALVGATEYLAAIEQPGLDEARLTAGEALMTAELARGNHHRVVSELAAMVNQHPFSERVRGLSMLALYRCGRQAEALSTYDACRRHLAEELGIDPGEELKELHQAILEQDADLTAPPVVEVVTRPTPTAPAQLPPAPTDFTGRTALADRLDAVLRAGGGTAAVVGLAGTGKTALALHVADRIRDEFPDGQLYLDLAGSTADPMEPSTALAELLHSLGVTEAELPAGPSERTQLFRHLVSGRRLLVVLDDVADEHQVRWLLPGGGKSSVLLTSRARLAALEGANHLRLNGFSTAEAMRLLDSLAGPRHGSDSPAAVRRLLAATGRLPLAIRVVAARLAANPDLTVTQVIGRLTYGMQPFDQLRLGDLDVGARIEASYDQLPLARRRALRLMALGLTGEFSVWHTAVLLDAPLAQVHDLLNALADRGLAEVSGSRVGQLDLYTMHPLVRAYARERALTEEAPHERGAALERIHHNPHAWQPAA from the coding sequence ATGATCAGGTTCCAGCTCCTCGGCCCGATCGAGGTCACCCGGGGCGGTGAGCGCCTCGCCCTCGGCGGGTCCAAGATCCAGACCGTCCTGGCCACGCTGCTGCTGAGCCGTGACCAGGTGGTGTCGGACTCGACGGTCTCCGAGATGCTCTGGCGGGGCAAGCTGCCGAGCACCTCGAACGCACAGATCCAGACCTACGTGTCCCGGCTCCGCAACCAACTCGGCCCCCAGGTCGAGCTGGTCCGCCAGCGCGGCGGCTACCTGCTGCGTGCCCCGGGAGCGTGGGTGGACCTGGACGAGTTCCAGGCCCACGCCGCCACTGGACACGCAGCGCTAGCGGCCGGCCGGTACGCCGAGGCGGTGACCTCGCTGCGCTCGGCGCTGGCGCTGTGGCGGGGCCATGCCCTCGTCGGCGCCACCGAATACCTGGCCGCGATCGAGCAGCCCGGCCTCGACGAGGCCCGGCTGACCGCCGGTGAGGCACTGATGACGGCAGAACTTGCCCGCGGCAACCATCACCGGGTGGTGTCCGAGCTGGCCGCGATGGTCAACCAGCACCCCTTCTCCGAACGGGTCCGCGGCCTGTCGATGCTCGCGCTCTACCGCTGCGGCCGCCAGGCCGAGGCGCTGTCGACGTACGACGCCTGCCGCCGCCACCTGGCCGAGGAGCTCGGCATCGACCCGGGCGAAGAACTGAAGGAACTCCACCAGGCGATCCTGGAACAGGATGCCGACCTCACCGCCCCGCCAGTGGTCGAGGTCGTCACCCGGCCGACGCCGACAGCGCCGGCCCAGTTGCCGCCGGCACCCACCGACTTCACCGGCCGGACCGCGCTGGCCGACCGACTGGACGCAGTACTGCGTGCCGGTGGCGGCACCGCGGCCGTGGTCGGCCTGGCCGGAACCGGCAAGACCGCCCTGGCGCTGCACGTGGCCGACCGGATTCGCGACGAGTTCCCGGACGGACAGCTCTACCTCGACCTGGCCGGCAGTACGGCGGACCCGATGGAGCCGTCGACCGCCTTGGCCGAACTGCTGCACTCGCTCGGGGTGACCGAGGCCGAACTGCCGGCCGGACCGTCCGAACGGACCCAGCTCTTCAGGCATCTGGTGTCCGGGCGACGGCTGCTCGTAGTACTGGATGACGTGGCTGACGAGCACCAGGTTCGCTGGCTGTTGCCTGGTGGTGGGAAGAGCAGCGTGCTGCTCACGTCGCGGGCTCGGCTGGCCGCCCTGGAGGGCGCGAATCACCTTCGGTTGAACGGTTTCAGCACTGCCGAGGCTATGCGGTTGCTGGATTCACTGGCCGGGCCGCGACACGGGTCCGACTCCCCGGCCGCGGTCCGAAGGTTGCTCGCGGCAACTGGTCGCCTGCCGCTGGCGATCCGGGTGGTCGCCGCCCGGCTGGCCGCCAATCCGGACCTGACCGTGACCCAGGTGATCGGCCGGCTGACGTACGGCATGCAGCCGTTCGATCAGCTGCGGCTGGGCGATCTGGACGTCGGCGCCCGGATCGAAGCGAGCTACGACCAACTGCCACTGGCTCGGCGACGCGCCCTGCGGCTGATGGCGCTCGGGCTGACCGGGGAGTTCTCGGTCTGGCACACCGCAGTACTGCTGGATGCTCCGCTTGCCCAGGTGCACGACCTGCTGAACGCCTTGGCCGACCGAGGCCTGGCGGAGGTCAGTGGCAGTCGTGTCGGACAACTCGACCTGTACACGATGCACCCGTTGGTGCGCGCCTACGCCAGGGAACGCGCACTCACCGAGGAAGCGCCTCACGAACGCGGCGCCGCCCTGGAACGCATCCACCACAACCCGCACGCCTGGCAACCCGCGGCCTGA
- a CDS encoding sensor histidine kinase: MRARRLLGVVVAAAMVPVAWLLTPELGVVNAVPTAVAGCLALAAVVSWPAPSAWIAWAGTLGAVTSLAATGRVLAVYGSRPGEQSLAGLEVAGLLVLLGLVARRARPWPAVVVSTVLGVAEAAWILRFMPAADLLTTVGGVFMWSLGAVVAAVAGSYPRLAAARLRQSVSAARNSQRLHLAHALHDYVAHDVTGMVAQAQAARFAAADDPAAMRTALERIETTGQEALTAMDSILDMLRDDADPEFGVRTAGFKGLAAIVDSFRRESPDRSVALVANESVLGELTPEIQLAATRVVIEGLTNVRRHAAGARLVRVTVEPSPPNLLLIDVANDHPGRGRPLLPGRASGRTGLATLGERVRQLGGHLEGRPDDNGGWILHCELPLASGNSG, from the coding sequence ATGCGGGCGCGCAGGTTGCTGGGGGTCGTGGTCGCCGCGGCGATGGTGCCGGTGGCCTGGCTGCTGACACCGGAGCTGGGCGTGGTGAACGCTGTCCCGACCGCCGTCGCCGGCTGTCTGGCTCTCGCCGCTGTCGTCAGTTGGCCGGCTCCAAGTGCGTGGATCGCCTGGGCAGGAACGCTCGGAGCGGTGACGTCGTTGGCCGCGACCGGGCGCGTGCTCGCGGTGTACGGTTCGCGGCCAGGTGAACAGAGTCTTGCGGGGCTGGAGGTGGCCGGGCTGCTCGTACTCCTCGGTCTGGTGGCTCGCCGCGCCCGGCCGTGGCCCGCCGTCGTCGTCTCGACCGTCCTGGGCGTCGCCGAGGCGGCCTGGATTCTGCGGTTCATGCCGGCGGCCGATCTGCTGACCACTGTCGGCGGTGTCTTCATGTGGTCGCTGGGTGCCGTGGTCGCAGCAGTGGCGGGCAGCTATCCCCGGCTCGCAGCGGCCAGGCTCCGGCAGTCCGTTTCCGCGGCACGGAACAGTCAACGGCTGCACCTCGCACATGCCCTGCACGATTACGTCGCGCACGACGTGACCGGGATGGTCGCGCAGGCGCAGGCGGCCCGGTTCGCGGCGGCCGACGATCCGGCCGCGATGCGCACTGCCCTCGAGCGGATCGAGACCACCGGGCAGGAGGCGCTGACGGCGATGGACTCGATCCTGGACATGTTGCGCGACGACGCGGATCCGGAGTTCGGTGTCCGTACGGCCGGGTTCAAGGGGCTGGCGGCGATCGTCGACAGCTTCCGGCGCGAGAGCCCGGACCGGTCCGTGGCCCTGGTGGCGAACGAGTCGGTCCTCGGCGAGCTCACTCCCGAGATCCAGCTGGCCGCGACCCGCGTGGTCATCGAAGGCCTCACCAACGTACGGCGGCACGCCGCCGGCGCACGCCTGGTCAGGGTCACGGTCGAACCGAGCCCTCCCAACCTGCTCCTGATCGACGTGGCCAACGACCACCCGGGCCGCGGGCGCCCGCTGTTGCCCGGGCGGGCGAGCGGGAGAACCGGCCTGGCCACCCTCGGCGAGCGCGTCCGGCAGCTCGGCGGCCACCTGGAGGGCCGGCCGGACGACAACGGAGGTTGGATCCTGCACTGCGAGTTGCCGCTGGCATCCGGGAATTCGGGGTGA
- a CDS encoding GNAT family N-acetyltransferase has protein sequence MPVLQPRRLAVDELVLRPFTAGDEPAVAVALEDLGILRWTAGTAVLRTPAEQRAAKWLENRIDGWARGNAVFAVAEAGTDQVLGSVTLRDVHRVPDQAVCAYWVSPVARGRRIAGRALDAAARWAFTPTVEGGLGLHRLSLDHALVNEGSCKVATHAGFRLEGTMRDYYVELDGRRHDSHLHARLATDEGL, from the coding sequence TTGCCAGTACTGCAACCTCGTCGGCTCGCGGTCGACGAGCTCGTACTGCGTCCGTTCACGGCCGGCGACGAGCCGGCCGTGGCCGTGGCGCTCGAAGATCTCGGCATCCTGCGCTGGACAGCCGGTACGGCGGTACTGCGGACGCCGGCCGAGCAGCGCGCGGCGAAATGGCTCGAGAACCGGATCGACGGGTGGGCCAGAGGCAACGCCGTCTTCGCGGTCGCTGAGGCCGGTACCGATCAGGTGCTCGGGTCGGTCACGCTCCGGGACGTGCACCGCGTGCCGGATCAGGCCGTCTGCGCCTACTGGGTCAGCCCGGTCGCTCGCGGTCGGCGGATCGCAGGCCGCGCCCTGGATGCGGCTGCCCGCTGGGCCTTCACTCCGACGGTTGAGGGCGGCCTCGGCCTGCATCGGCTGTCCCTCGACCATGCGCTGGTGAACGAGGGCTCCTGCAAGGTCGCGACGCACGCGGGCTTCCGTCTCGAAGGCACCATGCGGGACTACTACGTGGAGCTCGACGGCCGCCGTCACGACTCCCATCTGCACGCCCGCCTGGCCACCGATGAGGGTTTGTAG
- a CDS encoding alpha/beta hydrolase, translated as MLRNHAVATIAAVGLAVATMLAMPAHGRTSGWHDTFSPSLPYLDGPHQVGARRKLLTDESRRDPWAPAEPRHVMVDVHYPATAGSMSLEHYYLSNAATELGVLQWAPDREKQFGLVPDEVNWLFRTHGHEWAPIADGRYPVVLLSAGPGRRRTDWRSLAEELAGQGYVVVSVDHSYDSAVVELFPTRRVVSPADATTNVSAAVADDNRARDLRYVATHLADVDADVARVADLSRIGFVGWVGLGTRASRILTAMPGVRAIAAIGAVPDGARGDSSTPLLVLAPRSTRIPSVPGAWRVVTMDGTTECGLTDDGIVLAEIAKAYPRTAAAVEREIGTVPAGNAVHRYVRAFLDLQLRGLSDGAFEARPPAGITVSR; from the coding sequence ATGCTCAGGAACCATGCGGTCGCGACGATCGCTGCTGTCGGTCTTGCCGTGGCGACGATGCTGGCGATGCCCGCGCACGGCCGAACGAGCGGCTGGCACGACACCTTCAGCCCGTCGCTCCCGTACCTCGACGGGCCGCACCAGGTCGGAGCCCGGCGGAAGCTGCTGACGGACGAAAGCCGCCGCGATCCGTGGGCGCCCGCGGAGCCCCGGCACGTGATGGTCGACGTGCACTACCCGGCGACTGCAGGATCGATGTCGCTCGAGCACTACTACCTGTCCAACGCCGCGACCGAGCTGGGCGTTCTGCAGTGGGCGCCGGATCGGGAGAAGCAGTTCGGTCTCGTCCCCGACGAGGTGAACTGGCTGTTCCGGACCCATGGCCACGAGTGGGCGCCAATCGCGGACGGGAGGTATCCGGTCGTCCTGCTCTCCGCGGGACCTGGACGACGGCGCACGGACTGGAGGAGCCTCGCCGAGGAACTGGCCGGCCAGGGGTACGTCGTGGTGTCGGTCGATCACTCGTACGACAGCGCGGTTGTCGAGCTCTTCCCGACGCGCCGGGTCGTTTCACCTGCGGACGCCACGACGAACGTGTCCGCCGCGGTGGCCGACGACAACCGGGCCCGCGACCTCCGGTACGTCGCCACTCATCTGGCCGATGTCGATGCGGACGTCGCGCGGGTCGCGGACCTGAGCCGGATCGGGTTTGTCGGTTGGGTGGGACTCGGCACCCGTGCGTCGAGGATTCTGACGGCGATGCCCGGCGTACGGGCGATCGCGGCAATCGGTGCGGTTCCCGACGGTGCCCGCGGCGACTCCTCCACGCCGTTGCTGGTCCTCGCACCGCGCAGCACCCGGATACCGTCCGTTCCCGGCGCCTGGCGAGTTGTCACGATGGACGGCACCACGGAATGCGGGCTGACCGACGACGGGATCGTCCTGGCGGAGATCGCGAAGGCGTACCCACGGACTGCCGCGGCGGTTGAGCGCGAGATCGGCACGGTGCCGGCCGGCAACGCGGTTCACCGCTACGTTCGCGCGTTCCTTGACCTTCAGTTGCGGGGTTTGTCCGACGGTGCGTTCGAGGCCCGGCCGCCGGCCGGCATCACGGTCAGCAGGTGA
- a CDS encoding DUF5130 family protein codes for MPAGDAFTPDQLYDIERAVRHAETVSGLRFSVYVGGADSETRPFAIELLNELPDPDRSVLVFVDPAGRRLEIVTGPLARRQLSDTEAGLAALAMQTSFATGDLTGGLVTGIQQLGAHAHQAPMLHANEPHQQ; via the coding sequence GTGCCAGCTGGTGACGCATTCACCCCCGACCAGCTCTACGACATCGAGCGCGCGGTCCGGCACGCGGAGACGGTCTCGGGCCTGCGCTTCTCGGTGTACGTCGGCGGCGCCGACTCCGAGACCCGGCCGTTCGCCATCGAGCTTTTGAACGAGCTGCCGGACCCGGACCGCAGCGTGCTGGTGTTCGTCGACCCGGCCGGTCGCCGGCTGGAGATCGTCACCGGCCCGCTGGCCCGGCGTCAGCTGAGCGACACCGAGGCCGGCCTGGCCGCGCTGGCGATGCAGACCTCGTTCGCCACCGGCGATCTCACCGGCGGCCTGGTCACCGGTATCCAGCAACTCGGTGCGCACGCTCACCAGGCGCCGATGCTGCACGCCAACGAGCCGCACCAGCAATAA
- a CDS encoding response regulator, whose product MAEGKIRVLVADDQADIRSAFRMIVDSQPDMVVAGEAADGTAALDVARHLCPDVMLMDIRMPRMDGLEVTERLLSDPRTAGIRIIVVTTFDIDEYVRTALSLGACGFLLKRSGPALLIESIRAATSGDMLISPQITVRLLSHLNQRSAPGRLSGADVLSARETEIARHVAQGQTNSEIASELFISAGTVKTHLANIAAKLEVRNRVGIAAWAWEHGVADPSDCR is encoded by the coding sequence GTGGCTGAGGGCAAGATTCGGGTGCTGGTCGCCGACGACCAGGCCGACATCCGCAGTGCCTTCCGGATGATTGTCGACTCGCAGCCCGACATGGTGGTGGCGGGCGAGGCAGCCGACGGTACGGCGGCCCTCGACGTGGCACGGCATCTGTGCCCGGACGTCATGCTGATGGACATCAGGATGCCGCGGATGGACGGGCTGGAGGTCACCGAGCGGCTGCTGAGCGATCCCCGCACGGCCGGCATCCGCATCATCGTGGTCACCACCTTCGACATCGACGAGTACGTCCGCACGGCGCTCTCGCTGGGCGCCTGCGGCTTCCTCCTCAAGCGGTCCGGCCCCGCCCTGCTGATCGAGAGCATCCGGGCCGCGACCAGCGGCGACATGCTCATCAGTCCACAGATCACCGTCCGGCTGCTGAGCCACCTGAACCAGCGGTCGGCCCCGGGCCGGCTATCCGGCGCGGACGTGCTGAGCGCTCGGGAGACCGAGATCGCCCGGCACGTCGCGCAGGGGCAGACCAACAGCGAGATCGCGTCCGAGCTCTTCATCTCCGCGGGGACGGTGAAGACCCACCTGGCCAACATCGCGGCCAAGCTCGAGGTGCGCAACCGGGTCGGTATCGCGGCCTGGGCATGGGAGCACGGCGTCGCCGATCCCAGCGACTGCCGCTAA
- a CDS encoding alpha/beta fold hydrolase → MRSLVVPTRAALTVLLGGVLISGTAAGAVIGVAKISGSWAWPLAALGVVVAVPALAELARAFGRGRRARPLRGFCTSGVALALSVTWIWPHAEPIPQPVVPGTVFIDVGPGEKLAVHRTPASRPSQPPLIVVHGGPGVADMAHDVPAFARLAQDRDVYVYDQLGAGRSSRLRDPSGYTEQRAVADLQRVVAMTGAARVALLGHSWGARLVTRFAVMYPDQVAALVLSSPDAPSTSDNTGKLGDPSALMSVADRMRLYGQLLRPRNLFLYGLGTANPRLAREVAGDAELDARFAQIYARTRPGLLCDRTLTDRLGIAGVGHFMHNALAVSNGDPLPSPLPASVRNRLHAATLVIKPMCDYLPWAPVTKYAHWLPDVRVVLFPDAGHQAYNERPDAYADLVKAFLAARPLPIPAIPADTVPNTYRGVR, encoded by the coding sequence ATGAGGTCGCTCGTCGTCCCGACTCGTGCAGCGCTGACCGTCCTGCTCGGCGGGGTCCTGATTTCGGGGACGGCTGCGGGAGCTGTCATCGGCGTGGCGAAGATCAGTGGCTCGTGGGCCTGGCCGTTGGCCGCACTGGGGGTGGTCGTCGCGGTACCGGCCCTCGCAGAACTGGCCAGGGCTTTCGGCCGCGGTCGTCGCGCGCGTCCGCTGCGTGGCTTTTGCACCAGTGGTGTCGCCCTGGCGCTGTCTGTGACTTGGATCTGGCCGCACGCCGAACCGATTCCCCAGCCTGTCGTACCGGGCACTGTCTTCATCGACGTCGGGCCTGGCGAGAAGCTGGCCGTCCACCGCACGCCTGCTTCTCGTCCGAGCCAGCCACCGCTGATCGTCGTCCATGGCGGCCCGGGAGTGGCCGACATGGCGCACGACGTTCCCGCCTTCGCGCGGCTGGCGCAGGACCGGGACGTCTACGTCTACGATCAGCTCGGCGCTGGACGCTCTAGCCGTCTGCGTGATCCGTCGGGGTACACCGAGCAGCGTGCCGTGGCTGACCTGCAACGAGTGGTGGCGATGACCGGAGCTGCCCGGGTGGCGCTGCTCGGGCATTCGTGGGGCGCGCGACTGGTGACGCGGTTCGCCGTCATGTATCCGGACCAGGTCGCGGCGCTGGTACTGAGTTCTCCCGACGCGCCGTCGACGTCTGACAACACGGGGAAGCTCGGCGATCCCTCCGCACTGATGTCCGTCGCCGATCGGATGCGCCTGTACGGCCAGTTGCTGCGTCCACGCAACCTGTTCCTGTACGGACTGGGCACAGCGAATCCTCGTCTCGCCCGCGAGGTCGCCGGCGACGCCGAGCTGGATGCGAGGTTCGCGCAGATCTACGCGCGGACCAGGCCCGGCCTGCTCTGTGACCGCACGCTGACCGACCGGCTCGGTATCGCCGGCGTCGGCCACTTCATGCACAACGCGCTCGCCGTCAGCAACGGTGACCCGCTCCCGTCGCCGCTCCCTGCGAGCGTCCGGAACCGGCTGCACGCGGCCACGCTGGTCATCAAGCCGATGTGCGACTACTTGCCCTGGGCACCGGTTACGAAGTACGCGCACTGGCTGCCCGACGTCCGGGTCGTGCTCTTCCCCGATGCCGGACACCAGGCCTACAACGAGCGTCCCGACGCCTATGCGGACCTGGTGAAAGCCTTCCTCGCCGCCCGACCACTGCCGATCCCCGCCATACCCGCCGACACCGTGCCGAACACATATCGAGGAGTCAGATAG
- a CDS encoding amidase gives MTTWLVRLDPPTTATGPRVAVKDAIDIAGLPTTAACPAVGDHAKPAVEDAPVVARARSAGAAIVGKTNQTELCRPPDGVNPWTGTPRNPLDRTLVPGGSSSGSGVAVAKGEADIAICTDTGGSARLPAACCGVAGLKTTTGRLPLDGVFPFAPTMDTIGAIAPDAAGLIQAMQLLEPGFAVAPYDGPIARLRLPELTIDPTIDQAIDEALANSGHEIIDVPLTGWLRAGVAAGLIINAEGYESHQHLLADGRMSDRVRDWITRGKHLDASMIADARTLGRHFRTQLDTLLSRYGALALPTMTAPPPKLGTESHFDFPALTSPLNLTGHPAITLPLLPTAPIPPSLQLIGPHNSEPHLLSLAATFN, from the coding sequence ATGACCACCTGGCTCGTCCGCCTTGATCCTCCCACCACCGCGACCGGGCCACGCGTAGCGGTCAAAGACGCGATCGACATCGCCGGCCTGCCAACCACCGCGGCCTGCCCGGCAGTCGGCGACCACGCGAAGCCAGCTGTCGAGGACGCCCCAGTAGTCGCCCGCGCCCGCTCAGCCGGCGCCGCCATCGTCGGCAAGACAAACCAAACCGAGCTCTGCCGCCCACCCGACGGCGTCAACCCCTGGACCGGCACCCCACGCAACCCGCTCGACCGCACGTTGGTCCCCGGCGGCTCGTCAAGCGGCTCTGGCGTCGCGGTAGCCAAAGGCGAAGCCGACATAGCAATCTGCACCGACACCGGCGGCTCCGCCCGCCTCCCCGCCGCGTGCTGCGGAGTAGCCGGCCTGAAAACCACCACCGGCCGCCTTCCCCTCGACGGCGTCTTCCCCTTCGCCCCAACCATGGACACCATCGGCGCCATCGCCCCCGACGCCGCCGGCCTGATCCAAGCCATGCAACTCCTGGAACCAGGCTTCGCCGTCGCCCCGTACGACGGCCCCATCGCCCGCCTCCGCCTACCAGAGCTGACCATCGACCCCACCATCGACCAAGCAATCGACGAAGCTCTGGCCAACTCCGGCCACGAAATCATCGACGTCCCCCTCACCGGCTGGCTCCGAGCCGGCGTCGCCGCAGGCCTCATCATCAACGCCGAGGGCTACGAGTCCCACCAACATCTCTTGGCCGACGGCCGAATGAGCGACCGAGTCCGAGACTGGATCACCCGAGGCAAACACCTGGACGCCTCAATGATCGCCGACGCCCGCACCCTAGGCCGCCACTTCCGCACCCAACTGGACACGTTGCTATCCCGGTATGGCGCCCTAGCCCTCCCCACCATGACCGCACCCCCACCCAAACTAGGCACCGAGTCCCACTTCGACTTCCCCGCCCTAACCTCCCCCCTCAACCTAACCGGCCACCCCGCCATAACCCTCCCCCTCCTCCCCACGGCCCCCATCCCCCCATCCCTCCAACTAATCGGCCCCCACAACTCCGAACCCCACCTCTTATCCCTAGCCGCCACCTTCAACTAA
- the ctaJ gene encoding aa3-type cytochrome oxidase subunit CtaJ: protein MTPLLSGHTLLVFVGIPALVIAVVALLVFASSIASGPRYRPGLSWWAPPVWIGGPEPLKPNPANLPELPAGDNSATAATGVARTTGGASASW, encoded by the coding sequence GTGACTCCATTGCTCTCCGGCCACACCTTGCTGGTGTTCGTCGGCATCCCCGCTCTGGTCATCGCGGTGGTGGCGCTGCTCGTGTTCGCGTCCTCGATCGCGAGTGGACCGCGCTACCGGCCGGGCTTGTCCTGGTGGGCTCCGCCGGTCTGGATCGGCGGCCCCGAGCCGCTGAAGCCGAACCCGGCGAACCTGCCCGAGCTGCCCGCCGGCGACAACTCCGCGACCGCCGCCACCGGCGTCGCCCGCACGACCGGAGGCGCAAGTGCCAGCTGGTGA
- a CDS encoding response regulator transcription factor codes for MSAPILTYVHGSDPISRAGVISQLRARPEIRLVNEMEVDEAAVALVVTDVLDEETARAMRALRRGDLPRLLLVATVLDEAALVVAAEIGVGGLLRRIDATPDALVRTITRVATGDGEIPPDLLGRLMEQLGRLQRQVLAPRGLTFTGLSPREVDVLRLVADGLDTGEIADSLNYSERTVKNVLHELTTRLQLRNRSHAVAYAVREGLI; via the coding sequence ATGAGCGCGCCGATTTTGACCTACGTCCACGGCAGTGACCCGATCTCGCGGGCGGGGGTGATCAGTCAGCTCCGGGCCCGGCCCGAGATCCGCCTCGTCAACGAGATGGAGGTCGACGAAGCCGCCGTGGCCCTGGTGGTCACCGACGTCCTCGACGAAGAGACCGCGCGGGCCATGCGAGCCCTGCGGCGTGGGGACCTGCCGCGCCTGCTGCTGGTCGCGACCGTGCTCGACGAGGCGGCGCTGGTGGTCGCGGCGGAGATCGGGGTCGGCGGGTTGCTGCGCAGGATCGATGCGACGCCCGATGCGCTGGTGCGGACGATCACGCGCGTGGCGACCGGCGACGGTGAGATCCCACCCGACCTGCTCGGGCGGTTGATGGAGCAGCTCGGCCGGCTGCAGCGCCAGGTGCTGGCGCCACGCGGCCTGACCTTCACCGGCCTCAGCCCGCGCGAGGTCGACGTACTGCGACTGGTGGCGGACGGGCTCGACACCGGTGAGATCGCCGACTCGCTCAACTACAGCGAACGCACCGTGAAGAACGTGCTGCACGAACTCACCACGCGGCTCCAGCTCCGCAACCGCTCACATGCGGTCGCGTACGCCGTACGCGAGGGACTCATCTAG